The genomic segment CGGCCCGGCCGGCCTCGATGGCCGCCGCCATCCCGGCCGGGCCGGCTCCGACTACGGCGATCTCGGTCTTCCTTGCCATACTAGCCCTTCCTTTTTCCGCCTCCACCGCGGCCTCCCCATTTCCCGCGGCCGACCTGGGTCTGGACGATCATGCCGTCACGGGCCGGGGTGACGCAGGTGCGCACGTTGGGCTGGCCGTCTACGGTCATGACGCAATCGGTACAGCGGCCCAGGGCACAGAAAAGGCCGCGTGGCTCCCGCCGTTTCGCAGTGTATCGGAAAACGCGGTGTCCCCCGGCGAGCAGAGCCGCGGCGATCGGTTCACCCTCAAAAGCAACTACAGGGTTCCCGTCCACGGTCAGGGTGATCCTCCTGCCCCTCTCTGCCCTGCCGAGAATGGGATGATCCTCGATGCGCATCGATATCATCTCCTCCAGGTGATTCTTCCCCCCTGAGATTCCTCTTATCACAAGGGATGCCCTCCTGATTCTCCTCCCCTGGGGTCGTGACCAGAGCAGCCATGGGGAAGACCCGTACCGGGGGGCGAAAGG from the Deltaproteobacteria bacterium genome contains:
- a CDS encoding (2Fe-2S)-binding protein, coding for MRIEDHPILGRAERGRRITLTVDGNPVVAFEGEPIAAALLAGGHRVFRYTAKRREPRGLFCALGRCTDCVMTVDGQPNVRTCVTPARDGMIVQTQVGRGKWGGRGGGGKRKG
- a CDS encoding (2Fe-2S)-binding protein, which codes for MREDDLIICRCEEVTRGEIKEAIGLGLTRMNEVKRLTRAGQGLCQGKTCGRLVTAILAAETGQPLSVVKPATFRPPVRVFPMAALVTTPGEENQEGIPCDKRNLRGEESPGGDDIDAHRGSSHSRQGREGQEDHPDRGREPCSCF